One genomic segment of Stigmatopora argus isolate UIUO_Sarg chromosome 1, RoL_Sarg_1.0, whole genome shotgun sequence includes these proteins:
- the LOC144077935 gene encoding gap junction alpha-3 protein-like, whose protein sequence is MGDWSFLGRLLENAQEHSTVIGKVWLTVLFIFRILVLGAAAEEVWGDEQSDFTCNTQQPGCENVCYDEAFPISHMRFWVLQIIFVSTPTLIYLGHVLHIVRMEEKRREREDESRKLGRHLEDHDPLYHNGDGGGAWKKEKPPIRDEHGKIRIRGALLRTYIFNIIFKTLFEVGFILGQYFLYGFHLKPLYKCHRWPCPNTVDCFISRPTEKTIFIIFMLAVACVSLVLNLLEIYHLGWKKVKQSVTNEFVADNESLMLGAVRAGEAKTLPEEVSPTALDCLPTYASVSVVGGSAANGGGDSPAEVISLSPDTATGSVKMDRNLFHPDDLLLQSLPTSFYGGVHRQLSEEKQNWSNMALELQDPNGKNSPSSNPPPSPRVSSSSSHVEETVLPPAPESQHSTFPTLPCHARLYLLSLEEALASEAKARQGDDFTVVTKAEMHQPPGMQKPRRVSESSGSRARPDDLAV, encoded by the exons ATGGGTGACTGGAGCTTTCTGGGGCGACTGTTGGAGAACGCTCAGGAACACTCCACTGTCATAGGAAAG GTTTGGCTGACCGTCCTCTTCATCTTCCGCATCTTGGTGCTGGGCGCAGCCGCTGAAGAAGTGTGGGGTGACGAGCAATCCGACTTTACTTGCAACACGCAGCAGCCCGGCTGCGAGAATGTTTGCTACGACGAGGCCTTTCCCATCTCCCACATGCGCTTCTGGGTGCTGCAGATCATCTTTGTGTCCACGCCGACCCTTATCTACCTGGGGCACGTGCTGCACATTGTCCGCATGGAGGAGAAGAGGAGGGAGCGGGAAGATGAGAGCAGGAAGCTGGGAAGGCACCTGGAAGACCACGACCCCCTCTACCACAACGGAGACGGAGGGGGCGCTTGGAAGAAAGAGAAGCCGCCCATCCGCGACGAGCACGGCAAAATCCGCATCCGCGGGGCCTTACTGAGGACctacatcttcaacatcattttcaagacccTGTTTGAGGTGGGCTTCATCCTGGGACAGTACTTCCTCTACGGCTTCCACTTGAAACCGCTCTATAAATGCCACCGCTGGCCCTGTCCCAACACCGTGGACTGCTTTATATCCAG GCCAACTGAAAAAACGATATTTATCATCTTCATGCTGGCGGTGGCTTGCGTCTCTCTGGTCCTCAATCTGCTGGAGATCTACCACCTGGGCTGGAAAAAAGTCAAGCAGAGCGTCACCAATGAATTTGTGGCTGACAATGAATCGCTGATGCTGGGGGCAGTGCGCGCCGGGGAGGCCAAGACGCTCCCCGAGGAGGTCAGTCCAACAGCACTCGACTGTTTGCCCACGTACGCCAGTGTGAGTGTGGTCGGGGGCAGCGCGGCCAATGGGGGCGGCGACAGTCCCGCCGAGGTGATTTCCTTAAGTCCCGACACGGCCACCGGTTCTGTGAAGATGGACCGCAACTTGTTCCACCCGGATGACCTCCTCTTACAGTCGCTGCCCACTTCCTTTTATGGCGGAGTCCACCGACAGCTGAGCGAAGAGAAGCAGAACTGGAGCAACATGGCGTTGGAGCTGCAGGATCCAAACGGAAAAAACTCCCCCAGCTCTAACCCCCCTCCCTCACCGAGggtctcctcttcttcctcccacGTGGAGGAGACAGTTTTACCCCCTGCCCCAGAATCACAACACTCCACTTTTCCCACACTCCCTTGCCATGCTCGCCTCTACCTCCTCTCGCTGGAGGAAGCCTTGGCAAGCGAGGCCAAAGCGAGGCAGGGTGACGACTTCACCGTTGTTACCAAAGCAGAGATGCATCAGCCCCCCGGCATGCAGAAGCCGCGACGGGTAAGCGAGAGCAGCGGTTCCAGGGCCAGGCCTGACGATTTGGCGGTGTGA